The genomic stretch ACCACATCAAATATCACTATAATCACCATTGTTTACCAATTTTATGATGAATTGGAGACTAATCTATAAATAGAAAGGAGTAGACAGTGAGTAATTAAAAAGTCATGCATGAAAACAATTCCAATTTAAGTTATCAAATTGGAGGATCATGACCCTGATTGAAGGATTCTACTTTAAATTACAAAAGTGCAATTAAGCATTACATAGTTATGAAACTCACATGTCACAAACTCAATCTAAATTTACAAGTTAATAGCTCTAAAATTAAGAGGCATGAAACTAGAAAATGAGTAGCAAGCCTATGATTTAGCAACAGTGAGTGACATTGAATTGAAATTCAGTAATTATCTACTATTCTTACATTGCCATTACAAAGCTCTGCCAAGATGCAGCCAAGTGACCAGATATCAATCTTCATGTCATATGGAAGTCCCAAAATAACTTCAAGAGCAAGATAGGACATTGACATAACATATAAAGAAATGAGATTGTCTCCATTATATGCCTCATCTCCATCAACATTCATCATTCACTAACAGGTCACCACCATGTATTTAACTAGTCACATAAATCTTGCTATGCTGCAACCTAAGACGCTTAATAATAATACATATAATATAGATTATAGAACCTACTACATTTGAATTTCTTCAATTGAGATTCTCAACTTAGCTCATTACGGACGTGGCTCAACCCAAACTGAATAATGTAAATAACCATATGGACTTAGTTGATAACCAGGAAACATTTCAATACTCTCTTCATCTAAACTATAGATACCAACATCTGTTCCACAATAATAGTCCGTGAAATAGATAGAATTTGGACGACACGCAACAAAATCAGCAGCACGAAAACAAAAGGAAGATTTCATCCCTATAAACAAAGAGTATTTTCCCAATGTTTCAATTTCTTCCCACATACccaacttccaattcatcttatAAATCATGAACCTTGATGTCTTACTAAAAAGACCCGACTGAGATCCGTTTAGAAATAACCGACTAACCAACAACATGTCCTCTTTGAAAAACACTAGATACCGATGACCATTCCTGATAAATATTTTCTTAGTCTTAACATTCGAGATTTCAAGACGATCAACATCAAAAACTGCCATCATTCCATCTTGACCCACAAGGAAAAAGGAATTGTTTCTGTATACAACATCCACCCAGTTGCTCTTTGTATTCCAGTCAGGAACAAACCAAGAATCACTTCCCTTTCTAAAGAATGCAAACTTATTACCACCGAGCATAGCAAATGCGGTAAAGTCGTCGTCGTCGCTAGAGGGGCTAGCAGACAAAACAACTTTGATAAGACAAGCTGGACTACGAGTGGTGTTATGAT from Vicia villosa cultivar HV-30 ecotype Madison, WI linkage group LG4, Vvil1.0, whole genome shotgun sequence encodes the following:
- the LOC131596647 gene encoding F-box protein At2g26160-like; its protein translation is MCSKTWDELPQDIVESISKNFTIYADYLRFRSVCHRWRLSIPKIPLHLPTQLPWLMLSHSSFFDLSTNKIHHLNLAPYSSPATLVCGSSHGWLVILNEASELRLLNPITLSTIPLPKLPVTVRWDHNTTRSPACLIKVVLSASPSSDDDDFTAFAMLGGNKFAFFRKGSDSWFVPDWNTKSNWVDVVYRNNSFFLVGQDGMMAVFDVDRLEISNVKTKKIFIRNGHRYLVFFKEDMLLVSRLFLNGSQSGLFSKTSRFMIYKMNWKLGMWEEIETLGKYSLFIGMKSSFCFRAADFVACRPNSIYFTDYYCGTDVGIYSLDEESIEMFPGYQLSPYGYLHYSVWVEPRP